In one window of Verrucomicrobiia bacterium DNA:
- the rnc gene encoding ribonuclease III has product MELLEEKIGYHFRDPALLQEALTHSSVLHEKRMAQQDNQRLEYLGDAVLQLLASEFLFHAYPEGKEGVLTQQRAHLVNRHAICELARHLDVGYALLLGKGEEADGGRERLSNLTDAMEAILGALYLDGGWLATAEFGERILKPFWQNYSQRVAPENPKGQLQEILQSQGLETPYYELTSAQGPDHRRDYTVSLKWRGREIGCGHGHSKKEAEVNAAAAALRDQSWLGSMGGSPVTDDSFDSEK; this is encoded by the coding sequence ATGGAATTATTGGAAGAAAAAATTGGCTACCATTTTCGCGATCCTGCCTTGCTTCAGGAGGCACTAACTCATTCTTCGGTGCTTCATGAAAAACGCATGGCCCAGCAAGATAATCAGCGGCTGGAATATTTGGGTGATGCCGTGTTACAGTTACTGGCTTCTGAATTTTTATTTCATGCTTATCCCGAAGGGAAAGAAGGTGTTCTCACTCAGCAGCGCGCTCACCTGGTTAATCGTCATGCGATTTGCGAATTGGCGCGTCATCTTGATGTGGGTTATGCGTTGCTTCTTGGCAAAGGTGAAGAAGCGGATGGTGGACGTGAGAGGCTTTCGAATTTGACCGATGCCATGGAAGCAATTTTGGGGGCGCTTTATCTAGATGGCGGTTGGTTAGCCACAGCAGAGTTTGGCGAAAGAATTTTAAAACCATTTTGGCAAAATTACAGTCAGCGCGTAGCTCCGGAAAATCCTAAAGGTCAACTGCAAGAAATTTTGCAATCGCAAGGGTTGGAAACGCCCTATTATGAATTGACAAGCGCTCAAGGTCCGGATCATCGTCGCGATTACACCGTGTCATTGAAATGGCGAGGTCGGGAAATTGGTTGTGGCCACGGTCACAGCAAAAAAGAAGCGGAAGTTAATGCCGCAGCTGCTGCATTACGCGATCAAAGCTGGCTCGGATCAATGGGCGGATCTCCTGTAACTGATGACTCATTTGACTCTGAGAAGTGA
- a CDS encoding tyrosine recombinase — MVSIEVYHGLLTKQIENYLNYLTVEKGVSTNYRLMNQRALRKFFGALEVSSLEAIRPEQLRDFLTIEKRGGRRPAGLKILTIALRNFFRWWSEQEKGRENPAEFLELPKLDRRLPETLSQIEIDQLLQAPFGNDVLSLRNRAICELLYSCGVRVSELVNARLENVDLEKGYLRVIGKGNKERLVPMGKVAIHALNDYLQKSRPQLIKIHTGGEIFLGQHGRKLTITRIWEIVQAQAQRAGIQKRVYPHALRHSFATHLLQNGADLRAIQEMLGHADIATTQIYTHVNDAALKSAHWHFHPRSGKKK, encoded by the coding sequence ATGGTTTCGATCGAGGTATATCACGGTTTATTGACTAAACAAATTGAGAATTATCTCAATTATTTGACTGTTGAAAAAGGAGTATCGACGAATTACCGTTTAATGAATCAACGCGCGCTCAGAAAATTTTTTGGTGCTTTGGAGGTTTCCTCACTTGAAGCGATTCGACCTGAACAGTTGCGCGATTTTTTAACGATAGAAAAACGCGGGGGTCGACGACCTGCAGGGTTGAAAATTTTAACTATAGCATTACGAAATTTTTTTCGATGGTGGTCAGAGCAAGAAAAAGGAAGAGAGAATCCCGCAGAATTTCTAGAATTGCCGAAACTGGATCGACGTTTGCCCGAAACTTTATCGCAAATAGAAATAGATCAGCTTTTGCAAGCGCCTTTTGGAAACGATGTTTTGAGTTTGCGAAATCGTGCGATTTGTGAACTTTTATATAGTTGCGGGGTGCGTGTTTCGGAACTGGTCAACGCGCGACTAGAAAATGTGGATTTGGAAAAAGGTTATTTACGCGTAATCGGTAAAGGGAATAAAGAGCGTTTAGTTCCGATGGGAAAAGTTGCCATTCATGCACTGAACGATTACTTGCAAAAAAGTCGTCCCCAGTTGATAAAAATTCACACGGGTGGAGAAATTTTTTTAGGACAACATGGGCGTAAGCTGACCATTACGCGCATTTGGGAGATCGTTCAAGCCCAGGCCCAAAGAGCAGGCATTCAAAAACGTGTTTATCCTCACGCTTTGCGCCATTCGTTTGCTACGCATTTGTTGCAAAATGGTGCGGATCTTCGTGCGATTCAAGAAATGTTGGGTCATGCTGATATTGCCACAACTCAAATTTATACCCATGTCAATGATGCGGCGCTCAAAAGCGCGCACTGGCATTTTCATCCGCGTTCAGGTAAGAAAAAGTAA
- a CDS encoding redoxin domain-containing protein, which produces MKKILSLIVMLSLVSSLQAVEVGKSAPEFSVKDCCGEEVKLSDYKGKTVVLEWTNPECPFVKKYYDGGHMQDLQKKYTDKGVIWLRINSSAPGKQGYLKDMEEAMELTKKQKAKATKLLLDSDGHVGKLYGAKTTPHMFVINTAGILVYAGAIDNDPDTSYDSKAKNYVADALDAALTNKSVETANTQPYGCSVKY; this is translated from the coding sequence ATGAAAAAAATTTTATCGTTAATCGTTATGCTATCGCTTGTCTCTAGTTTACAAGCTGTAGAAGTGGGCAAAAGCGCTCCAGAATTTTCTGTTAAAGATTGTTGCGGTGAAGAAGTCAAATTGTCCGACTATAAAGGTAAGACTGTGGTGCTGGAATGGACTAACCCGGAGTGCCCTTTTGTTAAAAAATATTATGACGGCGGTCATATGCAAGATTTGCAAAAAAAATATACCGATAAAGGTGTGATTTGGTTGCGAATTAATTCTTCAGCGCCTGGGAAACAAGGTTATTTAAAAGATATGGAAGAAGCCATGGAATTGACAAAAAAACAAAAGGCCAAAGCTACAAAGCTATTGCTTGATTCGGACGGTCATGTTGGAAAGCTTTATGGTGCCAAAACTACGCCTCACATGTTTGTGATTAATACCGCAGGGATTCTCGTTTATGCTGGTGCCATTGATAATGACCCTGACACTTCTTATGATTCCAAAGCAAAAAATTATGTCGCGGACGCTTTGGACGCTGCGCTTACTAACAAATCTGTGGAAACAGCCAATACTCAACCTTATGGCTGCTCGGTGAAATACTGA